The window AAACTGGATTTGGGAGGACGACTACAATAATGCGGAATTTGTAAACGAATTATTAAAAGGATACAGGGAGTTATAATGATGAGTAATAATACTTTTTTGACAGAATAATTCTTTGGTTTAATTTTCATCATGATGTATTAGTGAAGCGAAAAAAGTTAATATTTAATGTGTTTTAAAAAAGATATTGGTATACAGTTTTTATTGCATTCGCTAGATTTGGTTAATATGTGAATTATATCTTTTTTTTAAAGATTAATTCCATAATTCTCAAAATCATAAGAACTATGAATTTACACGTTATACGCACATACTTTTTGTTGGGAATTTTAATATTATCATCAAGTATTGCTTTTGCACAATCTCAAACTATTACGGGAACGGTAACCGACATGGAAACAAACGAAGTTTTACCGGGGGTTTCGGTAGTAGTGAAAGGAACTTCAATCGGAACAACAACCGATTTTGACGGGAATTACAAAATAACAGTCTCCGGGGGAAGTATTCTTCAATTTGTGTTTATGGGAATGGAAACCCGGGAAGTTAAAGTAGATAACCAAACGGTTATTAATGTAAGTTTATCTGCAGAAATAAGGGCTTTGGACGATGTTGTAGTAACAGCACTGGGATTAAGCAGAGAGAAAAAGTCACTTGGATATTCTGTCGCTGAGGTAAAGAGTGAAGAACTTACAAAGACTGTTCAGTCGAATGTTATGAATTCTCTCGCAGGAAAAATGACAGGGGTTCAGATAAGTAACACAGGAGGTGAAGCGGGGTCTTCTGTAAATGTTATTATTAGAGGTGCATCTTCATTAACTACCGATAATCAACCTCTTTATGTAGTGGACGGAGTTCCGATAAATAATAGTTTAAGTGGAGGAGTAAGTTCATTTGGAAAAAATGTAGATGTTGATTTCGGAAGTCCTATAAACGATATAGCTTCAGAAGATATAGAAAGTGTATCTGTATTAAAGGGTCCTAGTGCCGCAGCATTATATGGTTCCAGAGCAGGTAATGGAGTTGTATTAATTACAACAAAATCGGGTGCCGGTAGTAAAGGTAAAATTAGGGTTTCTGTAACGTCGAGTGTAGAATTTGACCATCCATACAGATTTCTTGACCTTCACAATAAGTTTGCCTCAGGATACCGCCCTACACTAGCTGCAGATAGTTTGATATTTGAAGAGAGTGAACATCAGTTAGGTCCCGAATTAGATAAAGGTATTAAAGCAATTGTTTGGGGAGGAGCTAAAGATGAAAATGGAAATCCTGTTACAGAAGAACTTGTTTCTCATCCCGATAATATTAAAAATTTTGTAAGAACAGGAATTACAAATTCAAATAATATTTCCATTTCAGGAGCGAACGATAATGGGGATTTTAGGTTGTCATTTTCGAATATGAATAACCGGGGGATAATACCAAACTCAGACTTTAATAAATTATCCTTAGGTATCAACAGTACTTATAATATTGCAAAGAAATTGAAGTTAAGTACAAATATTAATATTGGAAAGACTTTCTCCGATAACAGACCGGGTAGTGGTAGAGGTACTGCAATCGATGCGGCATATAGGGTAGGTTTTCATCACGATATAAGTAAATTCGAAGAATATTGGGTTCCGGGACAGGAAGAAATCCAACAACGTGCACCTATTGGACGTAACAATCCTTATTTTATGGCTTATGCTGTAAATAACAGCTTTTTTAGAAACAGAGTCTATGGTAATTTGAAACTTGATTGGGGATTTTATCAGGATTTTAATTTTATGCTGAGATATTCTTTAGACAGGTATAATGAACAGCGCGAGTCTAAAGTTCCCAAAAGCCACAACGAAGCACCAAATGGTATTTACGGGATCAAAAATATTTATAAAAATGAGCAAAATTTAGATTTTCTATTAAGTTTTAACAGGAGGTTCTCAGATTTCTCTATTAGTACATCATTGGGAGGTAATATAATGTATAAATACGACTCATTTATTTCTACTTCTACAAAAAGAGACGGAGATGGATTAATAGTTCCGGGTTTATACAATGTGTCTAATATACTGCCATCATCATTAGATTTTAGTAATAACATTTATCGAAAGGCAATTTACAGTTTATATGCAATGGGAAGTTTTGGTTTCAGAGATATGATATACCTCGATTTAACAGCGCGTAATGACTGGTCCAGTACTTTACCGGAGGTTAACAGATCTTATTTTTATCCATCAGCATCATTAAGTGTATTATTGAATAAAGTGTTTAATTTGTCAGGAGAAATAAATTTGGTTAAGCTTAGAGGAGGTGTAGCTAAAGTGGGTAACGATACTGATCCGTATATGTTAGATGCTGTTGTAAATAATGAAGGAGCATGGGGAGATGTAGCACGACTTGGAACAAATTCTACATTACTGTTGTCTGATTTAAAACCCGAAGAAGCTACATCATATGAAATTGGAGGTGATTTCGCGTTTTTCCAAAACAGAATTAGAACAGATTTCACCTATTATGAGTTGTATAACAAGAATCAAATTCTTAAGGTTGCTTTACCTTCATCTTCAGGTTATGGAACTAAATTAATAAATGCCGGTTTATTAAAAAGTAAAGGAATAGAATTTTCTGTGGGAGTTACTCCAATTAGGAATGGCGAATTAGTATGGGATTTGAATGTTAATTTCTCGAGAAATAGAACTTCTATTGAAGAGCTTGCAGAAGGAATGGGTCATCATGTTTTGTGGGAGGAAGCAAAAGGAGGTGCAATTACTTATGTAGGAGGGGAAATAGGAGATATATATGACAGAAAAGTAAAAGTTGTGGAAGATGATAATTCAGAATATTACGGTTGGCCAATTCTTGATAAAAACGGAATGTTGCAAGATGAAGGAGCTGATATTGATGACCTGGAACTAGTAGGTAATTTCAATCCTGATTTTACAATTGGTTTTCAAACTTCTCTAAATTATAAAGGATTTACCTTAAGCGCAGCCATTGACTGGAGAAAGGGTGGCGAGTTTGTTTCTCAAACGTATAGAGATCTGGAGTATCGTTCAATAACTCAAAGGAAATTCGATAATTTGATTAATCCCAATAATATTGATGGCGAATTGTCTCAGTACCTTAAAGATAATGCAGATGAACACATAAAAGGATTTAATTTGGTAGGAGGTCCGACAGAGGAGATGGGAGGAAGTGAATTTAGTTTTTTCGGTTGGGTGGCAAATGACGGAGTTTTTATTCCCGGAGTTATTGCAGAACGCGATGATGACGGGAACATAATTGGATATACAGAAAACCTTGGAGATGAAGGAACCGTATATTTCCCATTTATATATTCTATGGAAACGAGTTGGGATTTTACCCAGGCTTCAATATTTGATGCTTCCTTTGTTAAACTTCGAGAAATTTCATTAGGGTATACATTTAACAGACAATTTATAAAGCGTTTGGGATTGGAAAGTTTATTCTTATCGGTGTATAGCAGAAATATTCTATTGTGGTCAAAAGCAAATATAGGTATAGATCCCGAGAGAGCCTTTCAACCTACAGGAGATGGTAAACTTTTGCAGGGTGTTGAACGATTTAATGTTAATCCGCTAACAATCCCTATTGGTGTTAAGTTAAACCTGAATTTCTAACAATAAAATGGCTAAAATGAAAAAAGTAATATACCTAATTCTGATAAATATCCTGTTAAGTTCGTGTATGGACTTAAGCGAGGTGAATATTAACCCCAATGGAGTACCTGAAGAAGAGGCAAATCCTAACCTGTTAATGTCAACAGTACTGAGTAAAACATCTAAGCTTTATTTGAATAATGGTTTTATCAGGATGGCTGGTACCATGCAGTATATCCAGGAAGTACATCATACTTCTGAGATTAATAATTATAAATGGAAATCAGAGGAATGGTCTGAATATTATTCTTTACTGAGGAATAATAAGAAAGTTTATGAAATAGCAGAACGAGATAATCTCGAATTTCATAAAGGAGTGGCATTAGTAATGAAATCATTTTTATTCGGTCAGGTAGCTGATTTTTGGGGAGATGCACCATATTCACAGGCACTAAAAGCCGATTTGG of the Bacteroidota bacterium genome contains:
- a CDS encoding SusC/RagA family TonB-linked outer membrane protein; the encoded protein is MNLHVIRTYFLLGILILSSSIAFAQSQTITGTVTDMETNEVLPGVSVVVKGTSIGTTTDFDGNYKITVSGGSILQFVFMGMETREVKVDNQTVINVSLSAEIRALDDVVVTALGLSREKKSLGYSVAEVKSEELTKTVQSNVMNSLAGKMTGVQISNTGGEAGSSVNVIIRGASSLTTDNQPLYVVDGVPINNSLSGGVSSFGKNVDVDFGSPINDIASEDIESVSVLKGPSAAALYGSRAGNGVVLITTKSGAGSKGKIRVSVTSSVEFDHPYRFLDLHNKFASGYRPTLAADSLIFEESEHQLGPELDKGIKAIVWGGAKDENGNPVTEELVSHPDNIKNFVRTGITNSNNISISGANDNGDFRLSFSNMNNRGIIPNSDFNKLSLGINSTYNIAKKLKLSTNINIGKTFSDNRPGSGRGTAIDAAYRVGFHHDISKFEEYWVPGQEEIQQRAPIGRNNPYFMAYAVNNSFFRNRVYGNLKLDWGFYQDFNFMLRYSLDRYNEQRESKVPKSHNEAPNGIYGIKNIYKNEQNLDFLLSFNRRFSDFSISTSLGGNIMYKYDSFISTSTKRDGDGLIVPGLYNVSNILPSSLDFSNNIYRKAIYSLYAMGSFGFRDMIYLDLTARNDWSSTLPEVNRSYFYPSASLSVLLNKVFNLSGEINLVKLRGGVAKVGNDTDPYMLDAVVNNEGAWGDVARLGTNSTLLLSDLKPEEATSYEIGGDFAFFQNRIRTDFTYYELYNKNQILKVALPSSSGYGTKLINAGLLKSKGIEFSVGVTPIRNGELVWDLNVNFSRNRTSIEELAEGMGHHVLWEEAKGGAITYVGGEIGDIYDRKVKVVEDDNSEYYGWPILDKNGMLQDEGADIDDLELVGNFNPDFTIGFQTSLNYKGFTLSAAIDWRKGGEFVSQTYRDLEYRSITQRKFDNLINPNNIDGELSQYLKDNADEHIKGFNLVGGPTEEMGGSEFSFFGWVANDGVFIPGVIAERDDDGNIIGYTENLGDEGTVYFPFIYSMETSWDFTQASIFDASFVKLREISLGYTFNRQFIKRLGLESLFLSVYSRNILLWSKANIGIDPERAFQPTGDGKLLQGVERFNVNPLTIPIGVKLNLNF